The proteins below are encoded in one region of Akkermansiaceae bacterium:
- a CDS encoding mandelate racemase, giving the protein MISEILTRDARYDIGTQAGSDAIHKNPEYSYAVTLLGDDSGLTGSGLAFTLGEGNDLVCKGAEFLAQRLQGRDIEELMAGFGEFQRQLSNEQQFRWLGPHKGLAHLALASVTNACWDLWAKKRGVPLWKLLLDLTPEQLIATIDFSYLEDELTREQALAILTDAKSTRGSRMGILEKGYPGYDTSIGWFNYSDEQIKENVKKSVAAGFTAMKLKVGSPDMDFDLRRTEIVREGAGDAATLMVDCNQQWTVPRALEYGRRSRGFNLFWIEEPTHPDDILGHATLAKAYAPHTKVAAGEHVPNRIIFKNYFQAEAHGFCQVDAVRVAGVSEFLAVSLMAKNRNIPIVPHVGDMGQIHQHLVLFNHIGMGHEALLLEHIPHLQKHFVNPCVVQDGVYQTPQEPGMSSDLK; this is encoded by the coding sequence GTGATCTCTGAAATACTTACCCGCGACGCCCGTTACGACATCGGCACCCAGGCCGGCTCCGACGCCATTCATAAAAACCCGGAATACTCGTACGCCGTTACCTTGTTAGGCGATGACTCGGGCCTCACCGGCTCCGGCCTCGCCTTCACCCTCGGCGAGGGCAACGACCTCGTCTGCAAGGGGGCCGAGTTCCTCGCCCAGCGCCTCCAGGGCCGGGACATCGAGGAACTCATGGCCGGCTTCGGCGAGTTCCAGCGCCAGCTCTCCAACGAGCAGCAGTTCCGCTGGCTCGGGCCTCACAAAGGTCTCGCCCACCTCGCCCTCGCCTCCGTCACCAACGCCTGCTGGGACCTCTGGGCGAAAAAACGCGGCGTGCCACTCTGGAAGCTGCTGTTAGACCTCACACCGGAGCAGCTCATCGCCACCATCGACTTCTCCTACCTCGAGGACGAGCTCACCCGCGAGCAGGCGCTCGCCATCCTAACAGACGCAAAATCAACCCGCGGGTCCCGCATGGGAATCCTCGAAAAAGGCTACCCCGGCTACGACACCTCCATCGGCTGGTTCAATTACTCCGACGAGCAGATCAAGGAGAACGTCAAAAAATCCGTCGCCGCCGGTTTCACCGCCATGAAGCTCAAGGTCGGCTCACCGGACATGGACTTCGACCTCCGCCGCACCGAGATCGTGCGTGAAGGAGCCGGGGACGCGGCCACCCTGATGGTCGATTGCAACCAGCAGTGGACCGTTCCCCGCGCCCTCGAATACGGTCGACGCTCACGCGGTTTCAACCTGTTCTGGATCGAGGAGCCGACCCACCCCGACGACATCCTCGGCCACGCCACCCTCGCCAAGGCCTACGCCCCGCACACCAAGGTCGCGGCCGGCGAACACGTGCCCAACCGCATCATTTTCAAAAACTACTTCCAGGCCGAGGCACACGGGTTCTGCCAGGTGGATGCCGTCCGCGTCGCAGGCGTCAGCGAATTTTTAGCCGTCAGCCTGATGGCGAAAAACCGCAACATCCCCATCGTCCCCCACGTCGGCGACATGGGCCAGATCCACCAGCACCTCGTGCTTTTCAACCACATTGGCATGGGACACGAGGCATTATTGTTAGAACACATCCCGCACCTGCAAAAACACTTCGTCAACCCCTGCGTCGTGCAGGACGGTGTTTACCAAACCCCGCAGGAGCCGGGCATGTCTTCAGACCTCAAATAA
- a CDS encoding glycoside hydrolase family 95 protein, whose product MLKEAIIFTALSGTVFAQHELWYQQTAKDWNQALPVGNGRMGAMVFGNPEKERIQLNEDSLWAGEPGQIQHSIGTPEDLAHIRKLIDDNKLVDADSEIIRRFSRGGVVFSHQTLGDLHLSWKPTTAGVTDYRRALDLTTGLATTTWKRGTTTFTQQVFCSHPDESIMVSITADGPDTINLDLTLDRPLDKGTVTHQTTATNKRTLEMTGQVTQKGAKLKDKPIKGILGVKFRVRLDAYQSGGTSTADKGKLTITGAKSVVLRLTATTDYWPAADQARHMTDRDVTPEFYQTAKKAHIADHQSLYNRCALTLPAAPAKEKLPTDKRLDALQSGQRDLQLEALIFHYGRYLLIASSRSNGNPANLQGLWNPHIEAPWNSDYHLNINLQMNYWPADVTNLSETHLPVFHWMKTLAKNGKVTASRQYGLRGWMAHHATELNAQAVMQSAKAKWGGWIHGGGWMCQHIWTYYTFTQDREFLKQTGYPLLAGQARFYLDWLTEKDGVLISYPETSPENGFLTEGRKFTAVCAKAAMGQQIIHEQLTNTLAAAKVLGIDNDLTREIAAALPKLDNGLHIGPDGRLLEWDIPRKESEPGHRHLSHLYAFHPGISVTQEKTPDILEAVKKSIAFREQHGSVGIGWSRAWATSIYARLRDGNTAEHHLHEMLRTQTLGNGFNSVFGRKRPCFQIEANLGATAGIAEMLLQSHGGQLHLLPALPDAWSSGSVKGLKARGGHTIDLTWNDGKLTKATIKKGAGTLPDTILIQGKTSPLDSALINITQ is encoded by the coding sequence ATGCTCAAAGAAGCCATCATTTTCACAGCGCTCAGCGGAACTGTTTTCGCCCAGCACGAACTCTGGTATCAACAAACCGCCAAAGACTGGAACCAGGCCCTGCCCGTCGGCAACGGTCGCATGGGGGCGATGGTCTTTGGTAACCCGGAAAAGGAACGCATCCAACTGAATGAAGACTCGCTCTGGGCAGGCGAGCCTGGGCAGATCCAACATTCGATCGGCACCCCGGAGGACCTCGCCCACATCCGCAAACTGATCGATGACAACAAACTGGTCGACGCCGACAGCGAGATCATCCGCCGCTTCTCGCGCGGCGGTGTCGTCTTCAGTCACCAGACCCTGGGGGACCTGCACCTCAGCTGGAAACCCACCACGGCCGGCGTCACCGATTACCGACGCGCGCTCGACCTAACAACCGGACTCGCCACCACCACCTGGAAACGTGGCACCACCACTTTCACCCAGCAGGTGTTTTGCTCGCACCCGGACGAATCCATCATGGTCAGCATCACCGCCGACGGCCCCGACACCATCAACCTGGACCTCACACTCGACCGCCCACTCGACAAAGGCACGGTGACACACCAAACCACCGCCACTAACAAGCGGACACTCGAAATGACCGGGCAGGTGACTCAAAAAGGCGCCAAGCTTAAGGACAAACCCATCAAGGGCATACTCGGGGTGAAGTTCCGCGTCCGCCTCGATGCCTACCAATCCGGTGGCACCTCGACCGCCGACAAGGGCAAACTCACCATCACCGGCGCCAAGTCCGTGGTTCTCCGCCTGACCGCCACCACCGACTACTGGCCGGCCGCCGACCAGGCGCGCCACATGACCGACCGGGACGTCACCCCGGAGTTCTATCAGACGGCAAAGAAAGCGCACATCGCCGACCACCAGTCGCTCTACAACCGCTGCGCCCTGACCCTGCCCGCGGCCCCCGCCAAGGAGAAATTGCCCACCGACAAGCGGCTCGACGCGTTGCAATCCGGCCAGCGCGACCTGCAGCTCGAGGCGCTCATTTTCCACTACGGCCGTTACCTGCTGATCGCATCCTCCCGCAGCAACGGCAACCCGGCGAACCTGCAAGGCCTGTGGAACCCCCACATCGAAGCCCCCTGGAACTCCGACTACCACCTCAACATCAACCTCCAGATGAACTACTGGCCGGCCGATGTCACCAACCTCTCCGAAACCCATCTGCCGGTTTTCCACTGGATGAAAACACTGGCTAAAAACGGCAAGGTCACCGCCAGCCGACAATACGGCTTGCGTGGCTGGATGGCGCACCATGCAACGGAACTCAACGCCCAGGCAGTGATGCAATCCGCCAAGGCGAAATGGGGCGGCTGGATCCATGGCGGCGGCTGGATGTGCCAGCACATCTGGACATACTACACCTTCACCCAGGACCGCGAATTTCTCAAACAAACCGGCTACCCCTTGCTTGCCGGCCAGGCCCGGTTTTACCTCGACTGGTTGACGGAAAAGGACGGCGTGCTCATTTCCTACCCCGAGACATCCCCGGAAAACGGCTTCCTCACCGAGGGCAGGAAGTTTACCGCCGTCTGCGCCAAGGCCGCGATGGGCCAGCAAATCATCCACGAACAGCTCACCAACACGCTCGCCGCCGCCAAGGTTCTCGGCATCGACAACGACCTCACCCGTGAGATTGCCGCCGCCCTGCCCAAGCTCGACAACGGACTGCATATCGGCCCCGACGGCAGGCTGCTCGAATGGGACATCCCACGCAAGGAGTCGGAGCCCGGCCACCGCCACCTGTCCCACCTCTACGCCTTCCATCCCGGCATTTCGGTCACTCAGGAAAAAACCCCCGACATTCTCGAGGCGGTGAAAAAATCCATCGCCTTCCGCGAGCAACACGGCTCGGTCGGCATCGGCTGGTCACGTGCGTGGGCGACCTCCATCTACGCCCGCCTCCGCGACGGCAACACCGCCGAGCACCACCTCCATGAAATGCTCCGCACCCAGACGCTGGGCAACGGTTTCAACTCCGTCTTCGGCAGAAAAAGACCCTGTTTCCAGATCGAGGCCAACCTCGGCGCCACCGCCGGTATCGCCGAGATGCTCCTTCAGTCGCACGGCGGCCAGCTCCACCTCCTCCCCGCGCTGCCCGACGCATGGTCCAGCGGCTCCGTCAAAGGTCTCAAAGCACGCGGCGGCCACACCATCGATCTCACTTGGAATGACGGCAAACTCACCAAGGCGACGATCAAAAAAGGCGCCGGCACCCTCCCTGACACAATTCTAATCCAAGGAAAAACATCGCCACTCGATTCAGCTTTGATCAATATCACGCAATAA
- a CDS encoding alpha-L-fucosidase has translation MKSIPKTTSALLALVFSALPLLAQEKPLSPGHAPAAAVENWKDSRYGMFIHWGPVSLKGTEIGWSRGKQVPIDEYDNLYKKFNPTGFDADKWVAVAKAGGMKYIVLTAKHHDGFCLWDSKLTDYNIMHSPFKRDVVKELAEACKKGGIAFGIYYSSCDWYHPSFPLGSPGGTTRKPNPDLDAYDVFMRGQLRELSRNYGPIFTFWFDVPQSYGVKHGVPMVRELRQLQPNVLINNRAYSEPGRRNRYGYQKNVGDYETPEQKVGKFQTTRPWETCMTICRQWAWKPNDELKSLKQCLQTLVRTSGGDGNFLFNVGPMPDGRIEQRQADRLAEMGDWLQKYGDSIYGTRGGPFIPVDDVYSTRKGDKIYLHLLDSRSTVTLPISKHLIKSSKVLTGGTVTLSAPGDHALTTLTLGKDAAQEIDAIVELILTQSAMDMEPRKLPGKTEAK, from the coding sequence ATGAAAAGCATCCCCAAAACCACCTCCGCCCTCCTGGCCCTCGTCTTCTCCGCCCTCCCGCTGCTAGCGCAGGAAAAACCGCTCTCGCCCGGGCACGCACCCGCCGCCGCCGTTGAAAACTGGAAGGACTCCCGCTACGGCATGTTCATCCACTGGGGCCCGGTCAGCCTGAAGGGCACCGAGATCGGCTGGTCACGCGGCAAGCAGGTGCCCATCGACGAATACGACAACCTTTACAAAAAGTTCAACCCCACCGGGTTCGACGCCGACAAATGGGTCGCCGTCGCCAAGGCCGGCGGCATGAAGTACATCGTGCTCACCGCCAAACACCACGACGGCTTCTGCCTCTGGGACAGCAAGCTGACGGACTACAACATCATGCACTCCCCGTTCAAACGGGACGTGGTCAAGGAACTCGCCGAGGCCTGCAAAAAAGGCGGTATCGCCTTCGGCATCTACTACTCGTCCTGCGACTGGTACCACCCGTCGTTCCCGCTCGGCAGCCCCGGCGGCACAACCAGGAAACCCAATCCCGACCTGGATGCCTATGACGTTTTCATGCGTGGCCAGCTCCGCGAACTCTCCAGGAACTACGGTCCGATCTTCACCTTCTGGTTTGACGTACCCCAGTCCTACGGCGTGAAACACGGTGTGCCGATGGTCAGGGAGCTGCGCCAGTTGCAGCCGAATGTCCTCATCAACAACCGCGCCTACTCCGAGCCGGGACGGAGGAACCGCTACGGCTATCAGAAAAACGTCGGCGACTACGAGACCCCCGAGCAAAAAGTCGGCAAGTTCCAAACCACACGCCCGTGGGAAACCTGCATGACCATCTGCCGCCAGTGGGCGTGGAAACCCAATGACGAGCTGAAGTCGCTCAAACAATGCCTGCAAACCCTCGTCCGCACCAGCGGTGGCGACGGCAACTTCCTCTTCAACGTCGGCCCAATGCCCGACGGCCGCATCGAGCAACGCCAGGCCGACCGGCTCGCGGAAATGGGCGACTGGTTGCAAAAATACGGCGACAGCATCTACGGCACACGCGGCGGTCCGTTCATCCCCGTCGACGACGTTTACTCGACCCGTAAAGGCGACAAAATTTACCTCCACCTGCTCGACTCCCGCAGCACGGTGACCCTGCCTATTTCCAAGCACCTGATCAAAAGCAGCAAGGTCCTCACCGGCGGCACAGTCACGCTGTCCGCCCCCGGGGATCACGCCCTCACCACCCTCACCCTCGGCAAGGACGCCGCCCAAGAGATCGACGCCATTGTGGAACTCATCCTGACCCAATCGGCGATGGACATGGAGCCCCGGAAATTACCCGGCAAGACGGAGGCTAAATAA
- a CDS encoding arylsulfatase produces the protein MFKKTLLTLFLGLSAGISSAAQKPNIIVILADDMGVDSVAALNDKLGIQTPHLDTLTSQGITFSDAHSGSAVCTPTRYGVLTGRYSWRSRLKQGIVGEWERPLIEEDRLTLPAMLKKVGYHTACIGKWHLGWNWPKKGGGFTTKLSEVDFSRKIEGGPTGRGFDYYFGDDIPNWQPFVWIENGKTQGIPDTRLTFPAHYHSSNGIGVKGWKLEAVLPEITKRSVNYIDQQAKTENPFFLYFSMTSPHTPIAPSEPFKGKSGISDYADFLMETDWCVGQIMDAVERNGIADNTLLIFTTDNGTSPKADFDKLRASGAELQEHWRGNKADAFEGGHRVPFIATWKGVIQPASTTNQTISLVDIMATCADAANTSYPESAAEDSVNLLPLLKDSSITEPLHEAVICHSISGRFVVRQGRWKLLYCPGSGGWSAPRDPEARKKKLPQWQLYDLQTGPKETNNVIARHDKKVEELTAILRRYVENGRSTPGTKQKNHNGQIWWRHLPWENPNKK, from the coding sequence ATGTTCAAAAAAACCCTCCTCACATTGTTCCTCGGACTGTCCGCGGGCATCTCATCCGCTGCACAAAAACCCAACATCATCGTCATCCTCGCCGACGACATGGGGGTTGATTCTGTCGCCGCACTCAATGACAAACTCGGCATCCAAACGCCTCACCTGGACACGTTGACCTCGCAGGGGATCACCTTTTCAGACGCCCACTCCGGCTCGGCAGTCTGCACCCCCACCCGCTACGGCGTCCTCACCGGCCGCTACTCGTGGAGAAGCCGATTGAAACAAGGCATCGTCGGCGAATGGGAACGCCCGTTGATCGAGGAAGACCGACTCACTCTCCCAGCCATGCTCAAGAAGGTAGGCTACCACACCGCCTGCATCGGCAAGTGGCACCTCGGTTGGAACTGGCCGAAAAAAGGCGGCGGGTTCACCACCAAACTCAGCGAAGTCGACTTCAGCCGGAAGATCGAAGGCGGCCCCACCGGCAGAGGGTTCGACTACTACTTTGGCGACGATATCCCCAACTGGCAGCCCTTCGTTTGGATTGAAAACGGCAAGACCCAGGGCATCCCGGACACCCGACTCACGTTCCCCGCTCACTACCATTCCAGTAACGGTATCGGCGTGAAAGGCTGGAAACTCGAGGCCGTGCTTCCCGAGATCACCAAACGCTCGGTGAACTACATCGACCAACAGGCAAAAACGGAAAACCCCTTTTTCCTCTACTTCTCGATGACCTCGCCCCACACACCGATCGCTCCCTCGGAACCGTTCAAGGGCAAAAGCGGCATCTCGGACTACGCCGATTTCCTGATGGAAACGGACTGGTGTGTCGGCCAAATCATGGACGCAGTGGAGCGCAACGGCATCGCCGACAACACTCTGCTCATCTTCACCACCGACAACGGCACCTCGCCCAAAGCGGACTTTGATAAACTCCGCGCCTCAGGAGCCGAACTCCAGGAACACTGGCGCGGCAACAAAGCGGACGCCTTCGAAGGCGGCCACCGCGTGCCCTTCATCGCCACTTGGAAAGGCGTGATCCAACCCGCCAGCACCACCAACCAAACCATCTCACTGGTCGATATCATGGCGACCTGCGCCGATGCCGCCAACACCAGCTACCCGGAATCAGCGGCGGAAGACAGCGTCAATTTGTTGCCTCTGTTGAAAGATTCATCGATCACCGAACCTCTCCACGAAGCGGTGATTTGTCACTCGATCAGCGGTCGCTTCGTCGTGCGCCAAGGCCGTTGGAAACTTCTCTACTGCCCAGGTTCAGGCGGCTGGAGCGCGCCCAGAGACCCCGAAGCCCGCAAGAAAAAACTCCCTCAGTGGCAGCTCTACGACCTGCAAACCGGTCCCAAGGAAACCAACAATGTCATCGCCCGGCACGACAAAAAAGTCGAGGAACTGACCGCCATCCTGCGCCGCTACGTCGAGAACGGCCGCTCAACTCCAGGCACCAAACAGAAAAATCACAACGGCCAAATCTGGTGGCGTCACCTGCCGTGGGAAAACCCTAACAAGAAATAA
- a CDS encoding glycoside hydrolase family 95 protein — protein MKAALILSLALSSAASADSHRIWHDAPAANWEREALPIGNGSLGCMLFGGTDEIYFQFNQDSLWTGDAQDTGHYQSFGQLRFKFDQKHENISDYRRTLDLSTATHSVTYESGGTSYTRSAFASNPAGVIILHATANKRASYTGTLTLIDDHGTAPVAISDDTIQFTGALKQNGMQYAAQVTVVVKGGKSTKKDNTLRIENADTITFILDADTNYLADSTKNWRGGDPLPKIQKDIAAAVKTDVDQHLLTHVADHQRFYKRASVDFGTTAPELAKQTTKARLLNFWKNKNDADFEELVFNYGRYLLIASSREGTLPANLQGIWNNSDNPPWRGDYHSDINVDMNYWLSETTNLSELHRPFFDYVTAYIPVAKENTKKQYKTDGWAIEYENGIHGGGSYRWNHSGASWFAQQFWTHYAYTLDQKFLKEQALPAFRGVCEFWEDYLIEKDGSLVSPQGWSAEHGPTEDGVTYDQQFAWDAFTNYIETCEILGVEKEYAAQVAALRAKLMPLKIGKWGQLQEWLLVDRDKKQEAHRHLSHLVGLYPGRQINSTTPKLYAAAKKSLIARGDGGAGWALPWKAALWARYNDGEHAHQLLVNKLKPILNTPGRIQSGIDGTTQNLFTIVWGVFQIDGCLGYTGAAAEMLVQSHEPDTIHLLPALPTAWKSGHIKGFKARGGHTIDITWKDGKLTSATIQKGTGPLPGKILALGKEIQSVSPLLKIMR, from the coding sequence ATGAAAGCAGCTCTCATTCTATCACTCGCACTAAGCTCCGCGGCCAGCGCCGATTCCCACAGGATCTGGCATGACGCACCTGCTGCGAACTGGGAAAGGGAGGCGCTTCCGATAGGCAACGGCTCCCTGGGTTGCATGCTCTTCGGCGGCACGGATGAGATCTATTTTCAGTTCAACCAGGACTCGCTCTGGACAGGTGATGCTCAGGATACCGGACATTACCAGAGCTTCGGCCAGCTTCGCTTCAAGTTCGACCAGAAACATGAAAATATCAGCGACTACAGGCGCACACTCGACCTCTCGACAGCGACCCACAGCGTCACTTATGAGTCCGGCGGCACAAGCTACACGCGCAGCGCGTTTGCCTCGAACCCGGCCGGAGTCATCATTCTCCATGCCACCGCCAACAAGCGAGCTTCCTACACCGGCACGCTCACACTGATCGACGACCACGGCACGGCACCGGTCGCCATTTCTGACGATACCATTCAGTTTACAGGAGCACTCAAACAGAACGGCATGCAGTACGCGGCGCAGGTGACAGTCGTCGTCAAAGGCGGGAAAAGCACCAAAAAAGACAACACCCTGCGCATCGAAAACGCCGACACCATCACCTTCATCCTCGATGCGGACACCAACTATCTGGCCGACTCGACAAAAAACTGGCGAGGGGGCGATCCGCTGCCAAAAATCCAAAAAGACATCGCGGCAGCTGTCAAAACCGACGTCGATCAACATCTTCTCACACACGTCGCGGACCACCAGAGGTTTTACAAGCGCGCCTCGGTGGATTTCGGAACCACCGCTCCAGAGCTGGCCAAGCAGACCACCAAGGCGCGACTCCTCAATTTCTGGAAAAACAAAAACGACGCCGACTTCGAGGAACTCGTCTTCAATTACGGTCGTTACCTACTCATCGCATCATCACGTGAAGGCACCCTCCCGGCGAACCTGCAGGGCATCTGGAACAACTCTGACAACCCACCCTGGCGCGGTGACTACCACTCCGACATCAACGTGGACATGAACTACTGGCTCTCGGAAACAACCAACCTTTCCGAGCTTCACCGACCGTTTTTCGACTACGTCACCGCCTACATTCCCGTCGCAAAAGAGAACACCAAAAAACAATACAAGACCGACGGCTGGGCGATCGAATACGAAAACGGCATCCACGGCGGCGGCTCGTATCGCTGGAATCACTCCGGCGCGTCATGGTTCGCCCAGCAGTTCTGGACGCACTACGCCTACACACTCGATCAAAAATTCCTCAAAGAACAAGCGCTGCCCGCCTTCCGTGGTGTCTGTGAATTCTGGGAGGATTACCTCATTGAGAAAGACGGCTCCCTCGTCTCACCACAAGGCTGGTCCGCAGAGCATGGCCCCACCGAGGACGGCGTCACCTATGACCAGCAATTCGCCTGGGACGCATTCACCAACTACATCGAAACCTGTGAAATCCTCGGCGTGGAAAAAGAATACGCGGCTCAAGTCGCCGCCCTCAGGGCCAAACTCATGCCGCTGAAAATCGGTAAATGGGGACAGCTGCAAGAGTGGCTGCTGGTAGACCGCGATAAAAAACAAGAAGCGCACCGCCACCTCTCTCATCTCGTAGGCCTCTACCCGGGACGACAAATCAACTCCACCACACCCAAGCTTTATGCAGCAGCCAAAAAATCCCTCATCGCACGCGGCGACGGTGGCGCAGGATGGGCACTGCCATGGAAAGCCGCTCTCTGGGCACGCTACAATGACGGCGAACACGCGCATCAATTGTTAGTCAACAAACTCAAACCCATCCTCAACACCCCCGGCCGTATCCAATCGGGAATCGACGGCACCACGCAAAACCTTTTCACCATCGTCTGGGGGGTCTTCCAGATCGACGGCTGCCTCGGCTACACGGGGGCCGCCGCAGAGATGCTCGTCCAGTCGCACGAGCCCGACACCATCCACCTCCTGCCCGCCCTGCCCACCGCATGGAAAAGCGGACACATCAAAGGCTTCAAAGCACGCGGCGGCCACACCATCGATATAACCTGGAAAGACGGAAAGCTCACCTCCGCCACCATTCAAAAAGGCACGGGGCCGCTCCCCGGAAAAATATTGGCACTCGGCAAAGAAATCCAATCCGTCAGTCCATTATTGAAAATCATGCGTTAG
- a CDS encoding sodium/solute symporter (Members of the Solute:Sodium Symporter (SSS), TC 2.A.21 as described in tcdb.org, catalyze solute:Na+ symport. Known solutes for members of the family include sugars, amino acids, nucleosides, inositols, vitamins, urea or anions, depending on the system.): MQHHPLIANAATDAGKIATLDVVIIVAYLLGIVGIGLYAGTVMKKKKAQAGAGESRDYFLAGGTLKWPMIGLALFATNISCVHLVSLAQSGFDTGLLNGNFEWMAAFTLILLSLFFAPFYIKSKVATLPDFLEKRYNRPCRDMLAVFSLVSAVIVHIGFSFLTGGIVLHEIFGVNIYVAIIAIAALTAVYTIVGGLLAVVLTETIETVVLLIGASIISYIAYQKMGGWSAMTDVLQQANELGETEGHRLSMLRPAGDPDGMPWFAILLGYPVLGIWYWCADQTIVQRVLGAKDQNHARVGPLFAGIVKIIPVFIFVLPGLLAFTLFKTGKLDMSQSIKPDIVDVRVAYAQDKFKIDQATYDSLQAAGVLSHKQQRHLTIDLKTAQEKNLLDAGTIASAREFGKPVYETKGVYTAMITQLLPVGLKGVIIAALIAALMSTVSGALNSISTLTAFDLFKRFKPDTPDHKLVFVGRIAAGAALVLAIGLVPLLLKKESIFIALNQIIAHIAAPVTCVFLLGVFWKKANALSAQWTMIIGALAGVITYGFDTASHITGGFMMMAFYLFVFCVVVQVVITYATGQAVPESSAKLCWDSPLDPIRQPGWKGIGNYKFLSVLLLVIMTVLYYIFR, translated from the coding sequence ATGCAGCACCATCCCCTTATCGCCAACGCAGCCACCGACGCTGGTAAAATAGCCACCCTGGACGTCGTCATCATCGTTGCCTACCTGCTCGGAATCGTCGGCATCGGCCTCTACGCAGGCACGGTGATGAAAAAGAAAAAAGCCCAGGCAGGCGCCGGTGAAAGCCGCGATTACTTCCTCGCCGGCGGCACCCTGAAGTGGCCGATGATCGGCCTGGCGCTCTTTGCCACGAACATCTCCTGCGTCCACCTCGTCTCGCTCGCGCAGTCGGGCTTCGACACCGGTCTGCTCAACGGCAACTTCGAGTGGATGGCCGCCTTCACCCTGATCCTGCTCTCGCTGTTCTTCGCCCCGTTTTACATCAAATCCAAGGTCGCCACCCTGCCGGACTTCCTGGAAAAACGCTACAACAGGCCGTGCCGTGACATGCTGGCCGTGTTCTCCCTGGTCTCCGCCGTCATCGTCCACATCGGCTTCTCCTTCCTAACAGGCGGCATCGTTCTGCACGAGATCTTCGGCGTCAACATCTACGTTGCCATCATCGCCATCGCCGCCCTGACCGCCGTCTACACCATCGTCGGCGGCCTGCTGGCCGTGGTGCTGACAGAAACCATCGAAACCGTGGTCCTGCTCATCGGTGCCTCCATCATTTCCTACATCGCCTATCAGAAAATGGGCGGATGGAGCGCCATGACCGATGTTCTTCAGCAGGCGAACGAGCTGGGCGAAACCGAAGGCCACCGGCTCTCCATGCTGCGTCCCGCCGGCGACCCGGACGGCATGCCCTGGTTTGCCATCCTGCTCGGCTACCCGGTGCTCGGTATCTGGTACTGGTGCGCGGATCAAACCATCGTCCAGCGTGTGTTGGGTGCCAAGGATCAAAACCACGCCCGCGTCGGTCCGCTCTTCGCCGGCATTGTGAAAATCATCCCCGTTTTCATTTTCGTCCTTCCCGGCCTGCTCGCCTTCACCCTCTTCAAGACGGGTAAACTCGACATGAGCCAGAGCATCAAACCCGACATCGTGGATGTCCGGGTTGCCTATGCCCAGGACAAGTTCAAGATCGACCAAGCGACCTACGATTCGCTTCAAGCGGCGGGTGTTCTCAGCCATAAACAACAACGCCACCTCACCATCGACCTCAAGACGGCCCAGGAGAAAAACCTGCTCGACGCCGGCACCATCGCCTCGGCCAGGGAGTTCGGCAAACCCGTTTACGAGACCAAGGGGGTTTACACCGCGATGATCACCCAGCTGCTGCCCGTGGGCCTCAAGGGGGTGATCATTGCCGCGCTCATCGCCGCCCTGATGTCAACCGTCTCGGGCGCCCTCAACTCCATCTCGACCCTGACCGCCTTCGACCTCTTCAAACGCTTCAAACCCGACACCCCGGACCACAAGCTGGTCTTCGTGGGCCGCATCGCCGCGGGCGCCGCCCTCGTTCTCGCCATCGGCCTGGTTCCCCTGCTGCTGAAAAAGGAAAGCATCTTCATCGCCCTGAACCAGATCATCGCCCACATCGCCGCCCCGGTGACCTGCGTGTTCCTGTTAGGCGTGTTCTGGAAAAAAGCCAACGCCCTCTCCGCGCAATGGACCATGATCATCGGCGCACTCGCCGGCGTCATCACCTACGGCTTTGACACCGCCTCCCACATCACGGGTGGCTTTATGATGATGGCATTTTACCTCTTCGTCTTCTGCGTCGTCGTGCAAGTCGTCATCACCTACGCCACCGGCCAAGCCGTGCCCGAGTCCAGCGCCAAACTCTGCTGGGACTCACCGCTCGACCCGATCCGTCAGCCCGGCTGGAAGGGCATCGGCAACTACAAGTTCCTCTCCGTCCTCCTCCTGGTCATCATGACCGTGCTCTACTACATCTTCAGATAA